The genome window CATCCGAGGCTTCCGCACGAGTCGGCCGAGGATTGCGAATCATGCTATCTAACATTTGGGTGGCGGTAATCACTGGAACTCCCTGTTGATTACACGATTGGATAATCCGCTTTTGCAACTTGGGGACACGCTCTGGACTCATCTCTACACCTAAATCTCCCCGTGCCACCATCAAACCATCACATTGCTGCATAATGGCTTCTAAATTTTCAACGGCTTGGGGTTTTTCAATTTTAGCCATCACCTGAACATGGTCAGCTTCATGTTCATGCAGAAATTCTCTGAGCGTGATAATATCCTCAGCACTACGAACAAAACTCAGGGAAACCCAATCAATTCCTTGATCTAACCCAAAGGTTAAATCCTGTTTATCTTTCTCCGTCATGGAAGGCAAACGCAGACTTAAAGAGGGCAAATTCACCCCTTTGCGATTTTTCAGGATACCCCCTTCCATAACCTTACATTCTACTTGGTTGCCCTGGATGGACATAATCTTGAGTTCTAATAAACCATCATCAAGCAAGACTTGTGCCCCCGATTGAGCTTCTTCGGCTAAAAAGGGATAATCAATGGGGATGGTTTGTTCTTGGCCGTTATATTCAGTTTCGGGAACCAAGGTAACTGATGCTCCTGGAATTAGCTCTAGTTCACCTTCGGGAAATCGTCCCACCCGAATTTTGGGCCCTTGCAAATCTTGCAATAAGGTAACTGGAATATCTAATTCTTCGGAAACTTGTCGCAGTCGCGAGACGACTTTAGCATGATCGTCATAACTTCCATGGGAGAAATTAAGACGAGCAACTCTCATTCCTGCTTGGACTAATTCTCGCAGCACTTCTAGCTTATTGCTGGCAGGGCCGATGGTAGCAACGACTTTGGTTCGAGAGAGACTTGAGTTCATAGAATATTGCTGGCTAAGACCGTCTATTCTCACCTAGGGTAACAGCTTAAGATTAATCTCTCTTCAAGGAAGGTTAAGAGGACAAGAGGCAATAGGCAAGGGGCTAGACACTGTGTTTGACCTAGAATCTGCGATCAAACCGCCAAATGCGTCTCTCTATAGGGGATAGAGAGATCTCCATCTCCAAAAATAACCGAAGAGGGAAATCCTCTCATTCTCCGTGTCCCCACGCCCACCCCGTCCTCGTGTCAGTCTATGGGGGCAAGTATACAGCCTTGGCGAGGGGGGAGTTGGAGCCGGAGATCGCCATTGTCTGACCATTCGATTTCTGCTTGTCCATAAACCAGGGTTTTGGGGATGTGATTTAAGTTTCTGGGAAAGCAGCGTACGGTAATCGCTTCTTCTCCCGCATTGAGGGCGATAATCAGGGTTTGATCGGTTTCTTGACGGGCGAAGATATAAACAAGTCCTTCAGCAAAAATAACGTGATAGGTTCCGATTCGTAGGGCGCGATACTGGTGTCTGAGGGCGATGAGTTTATGATGGTAGCTTAGGATACTTTTATCACGCTCTTCTGGAGAGGGAAAACTGCGCCGACAGTCCGGATCGATCGCTCCTTCTAATCCGATTTCGTCGCCATAATAGATGCTAGGCGCTCCAGGGAAGGTCATGAGCAGGAGAGTGGCTAATTCAACGCTGGGGCGATCGCCTTGAGCGATGGTGACTAAGCGGGCGGTATCATGGGAATCGAGCAGATTGAGTTGCGCTAGTTGAATTTCCCAGTCATAGAGATGCAGTAGGGATTCGATTTTACTGGCATAACTGGCAGCATCAAGGGCAGGATAGGGTTCATAGGCAGAATTACGGACCAGATCGAGATTGACGCGATCGCCAGCAGTAAAGGCGATCGTTGGAGCAGTAAATAAATAGTTCATGACTCCATCAAACTGGGTTCCATCCAGCCATTGCAGGGCATTTGTCCAAATTTCGCCGACAATATAGGCTTCTGGGTTAATGGCTTTGACTCGTTGCCTAAATTCTTGCCAAAAGCCTTCCACGTTAATACAAAAGGGTACATCTAATCGCCAACCATCGACTCCTAAGCGAATCCAATATTCGGCAATTTGCATAATATATTCTCGCACGTCTGGATTCTGGTGATTAAATTCAGGTAAGGCACGATTATTTGCCCAACCGATATAGTTCGCCGGTTTACTGCCATCATAGGCGGATAGGGGCCAATCTTGGATTTTAAACCAGTCTACCCAAGGGGAATGGGGGCCATTTTCTAGGATGTCATTGAAGTGGAAAAAGCCGCGACTGGCATGATTAAAGACTCCATCTAAGACAATTTTAATCTGGCGTTGATGGGCAGCTTCGAGAAGGGCAAAAAAGGCTAGATTTCCCCCTAGCATGGGATCGACTTGATAATAGTCATGGGTATGGTAGCGGTGATTACAAGCGGATTGAAAGATGGGGGTAAAGTAAATGGCTGTAATGCCCAAATCTTGTAAATAATCCAGGGTTTCAATCACACCCCAAAGGTTTCCCCCCTTATAACCTTGCACGGTTGGGGGAGAGTCCCAGGGTTCGAGGGGGAGATGGGGATAAGTTGTGCCTGGGGGTGGGTTGCCTTTGGCGAGGCGATCGGGAAAAATTTGATAGAAAACAGCATGTTTTACCCAGTCTGGTGTCTGAATGTTCATCTGTGCCACAATCTCCCTGACTCATTGTTCGTTATTCATTGTTCATTATTTATTGCCCTAGTGGGGTAGGGAGATAGATTCAGAGTCTGTGTGTAATCCTTGGATTAAGGAATGAGTATCTAGGTTGGTGTCTAGATGTTGCCGAGCTTCTAGCTGCCAAAGGTCAAGTTCTGGCGATCGCCAGGGAGCATGGATAGAACGGGTTTGATGGGAGTCACAGTCTCGGCATTTTTGCCAATACTCGCTGGCTTCAAGGGGTTTGTCTTGGGCTTCGAGGACTTGAGCCAGGAGACAGTGGGGAGCGGCGCGATCGCTATTTAATTCTATAGCTTTGCGTAACCAAGTTTCGGCCTGAGAAAGGTCTTTGTCTTTTTTCAGGAAGTAAGCCCATCCTAGGTTTTTATAGAGCGTAGATAGAACAGCTTGGTTTTTCACTTGGTCAAGGATGGGGATAATGCGTTCAATGGCAGTATCCGGATTATGGCTCAAAATGTCTAGGCGGGAGAGGTTGCTGATGGCAGCATGGGCAGCATGAGTTTGGGCTTGAGCTGCTCGATTATAGTGATGGTAGGCGTTGGGAAAGTCGCTGAGTTTTTCGTAGGCTGAAGCCAGGTTGTAGTGGACTGCGGGAGAGTCGATCTCGAATTTGAGCGCCCATTGCAGGTAGAATACGGTTCCTGGGAAGTCGCCTTGCATATAGGTGTCGTATCCGGTATTTTTGAGGCGATCGCCGATTTGTTTCTTTTGGCTGATGTCACGACTGTCTTGCCAAAGTTGCAGTTTCAGTTCTAGATTCTCGTGAATCGCCTCAATAGGCTGGATCTCTTGCAATACCTCTAGGATACTGTCGTCATTCTCCTGTTGGCTAGGCAATCGAGTTTTCAGCAGTTCGGGCTTATATCGAGCCACCAGGGAAACTAGATCGGAGCGCTTGGAGCGGCGCTGTCCGTTCTGTGACTCAGAATTGGCTAAACCGAATTGATCGACAATGCGCTCGACATGCTTGCGGATAGCAGGTTCGCCAATGCCGAGAGCCTCGGCGATTTGCGCGTCTGCCTCACCGGAGAGAATACCATTGAGGACTTGTTGACGGCGATGGGTTAATTGATTGTAGACTTGTTCAAATTCTTCTTGATTCATTGGGTTCGGGTTAATCAGCGAAGTCACATTCAGTGACGATCCTGGCTAGTCAGGGAAAAGATAGAATCTAGCTTTATTTCCTTTTTACCTTATCCTGTGTTTTGGTCGATCGCCTGTTCCTAACCCACTGCAAAACCTGTATGAAGTCGCACGTCTGGGGGATGAAACCCCAACACAATCTTCTCTTTGGGAATACCGGAGCGCAGTAAATCATCTGCTATGCCATCTTCCAACCCGTCCCGATAAATCCAGATCTTATCAGCGATCGCCTCTAAATGCCAGCATATCTCAATTTAGGGGATCGTCTGCTAACCCATCATATCCAAGCTGAAGTCCTCCTTTAAGAGTTACGCTGTTTTAGTTTTTCTTGAATATCGTGATTAATCAACTTTGCTTTTTCAAAGTCAAATATCATACCCAGGTAATCAAAATTGGTCATTGCCTTGACAATATAGCTTTCTGCTTTCTTGAAATCACCTTTTGCTTTTTCTAATAGAGCAAAAGATGTTTCATAATAAGCAATACGGCGCTTGTCATCATGAGCCTTAACTTCTTCAAATCCCGTCTTTAAAAGACATTCAGCTTCTTCTAAGTGGTTTTCACGAATATAAATATCTGCCAATATCTTATTCGCATAATTTTCATTTCGCCTATGTTTTATTGCTTTAGATAGTGTAATTACAGAATCGCACATCTGTTTAGCCTTGTCATGATTTTGCTGACAAAAATATACTTCCGCCCTTTCACGATCGATATAAATTTTATACATACAGTAATCATCATATTTTGAAAGTTTTGCCTTGTGTTGATCGAATAACTTTTGTTCTTCATCTAACCAGCGATGTGCTTCTTGATATCGCTCTAATCGGGTATATAAACCTGCTAGATGATTAGTTAAGTAATCAAGTGTAGCGTAGTCAGCATAATGGCGTTGCTCCCATGCATCAAGGAGAATCGTTTCAGCTTCAATAAAATTATCACCACCCATCAGTAGCAAAGTTCTTGCTAGATGGGTCATAGCTCGTATTTTAACCGGATGTTCTCCTCTTTCTCTGGATTTGTTAATAATCCATTTTAACCAATACACACGATCTTTCCAATGACCTCGTAGATTTGCATAGTTTTCTAAATAAAACCAGAGTTCTTTAATATATTCATATCGATCAGTATCTTGTGTTTTGTCTTCTTTGCAAAAACGCAGTACATGCAAAAGGTTATCCCATTCCTCTGCTAACTGTCTATAGCCATGGCTAAATCTTTCATCTTTAGATTTACATGAATCAATCCTTGCTGCAAAATTAAGATAAAATCGCATCCATCTACAAATTAATTGCTTTTTAAAATATATATTCTTTTCTAGTTCTGCATAAGCATACTCGCGGGTTAAGGGTAACATAAAAAATCTTCCTTCGAGATCATATATCAGAGAAAAATTGATTAAACTTTCAATGCTTTTTTCTATTTGTGGACGAGGCTTTTCTGTTAATCCTGTAACTTTAATTAAAGCGTTAAAACTTGGAGATTTATAAAAAATAGAAATGGACATAAAAAGTTTATATGCGTCAAGATTTTGGACGCGATCAATTTCTTTAATATCATCGATTGACTTAGAGAAACAAAAATGAGACAAATGATTATTAGCATCTTTTAGTTGCTTCAAAATTGTCTCTATAGAGCAATAGCTGGAGAATCGACCTATACTATAGATGATCGCTAAGGGAATTCCACTAGTCACTTCATATAACTTTTCTTTTTGCTGATGATTTAAACCTTTTTTCCGTAGCTCTAGTTGCTGATTAATTAATTTAAGACTATCCTCTCTAGATAATGATTTTAAGGAGATAGGCTGAAACATATCAGACGCTTTTTCGCGAGTTGTATAGATTGTTTTAGCATTTGGCAATTCATATATAAACGATAAAACCCTTTTCCTATCTTGGATAGTTTCTAGATTATCCACAATCAACAAAGTTCTACCAACTTCTCTAAATTTGTTATATATTTTTTCTATATGGCGACGGTTATCTGAATCATGCAGAATAGCTGGCTCTTCTAAAGTAGTCACTATTTTTCTATAAATTGCCTGAAGATTTCTTTGTGGGGATAATCGGTCTTGAATAGTATCCAGTAAAAATTCTTGTTTTGCGGAAGTAAAAATAATAGCTTCAAACCTAGGAATTTCACATTGTAGTCTTTGGGATAAAGGATGATAAGCCGTTTTTCCACGCTCCCTATATTCCAGACATAAATAAGCAGCTTCTAAGACAAGAGCTGTTTTGCCAACACCTGCAATACCATTCACTTCAATAATTGGAGCAGGATAGTTGGGAGAAAGATATTTCATTAACTCACATAATTGTTCTTCTCTACCAACAAATTGGTTATGCTGAGGAGGAAGATTTTGCATTCTGCATCCACTGAGTTCTGATCGCAGCGTGATACGATTTGAATAATCAGAATTGGATAGTATTGGTGGATCATCATAGGTAATGTCATCATCACTTAGAGTTAATCCAAATGGCTGAAATAAAGTAACAATACTTGTACGATCAGTTTTTCTTTTGCGGTTTATAATCTTGGAAATAGTGTCTGCTGAAAGAGGTCTTCCTCCATGTTGCTCATTGCTGTCAGCACCAATGAAAGCTGATAGCTCTTGTAAAGTAGGCTTTTGTTCAAATTCTTCTAGAATAACTTTCCAAATTTTTTTATATCCTTGCTCCGTTAAACAGCACGTATCTCTGCGTCGTTGTCCTGTCATCAGTCTTATCCTCCAATTGAGTTAACTTGCTTGCTGCCTAAAATAGGAGAATTTAAGCGAAGATAAGGTTGATATCCCCAAGTTAAGAGCGTTTAGAGATTCTCTTCCCTCAATGATTATTACACCTCAACCCCTTTTTGGCTTTAGTAGATACATTTTTTTACAAAAAAATCTTAAATTCTTGCTTAACTTCCGTAATTTCACTGCAAGCACTATTACTGTCTACCTATATATGGAGTTGAACCCTTCGGATAAGGATAGAATGATGAAACGCTCCATTTTACTCAGTGCCAGTCTTGCTGTCTTGGCAACTATCGCGTCTCCCCCAGATTACTCAGTCTTCAACGTGGGCAGTGCTTCTGGAGACCATTTACAGATTATTCCACAAGGAAATGGTGAGGATAAGACAGTGCCCACTAACGTCAAACGGGATTCAGTGTAATCGGTCTTGAGATTATAGCACATTGTTACAGATTGTGACACTGGCGCTTGATCTCTATATAGAATTATCAATTTATCCCTTGCTAGAGGCGAGAAGATCATCCTCCCGCCTCTAGCTCTTCTATGAATTTGTAACGCTTTATGTAAATCGACAGGAAAACCCCTTGACAAGTCGGGAGAATTTCAGTAAAAATAGTTTTATCACAAAAGTGACGAATGATAGAAGAATGAGTTCACATTGGAGACAACTCCATGAATCTGCACAGAACATCTCCTCCTAAGGTCAACCGGTGGCAATGGTTTCTCGGTTGCTTTGCCCCATCATCGCCTAAAGTTGCCACTCCTCCGTTACCCTGGACAACTTTTGATCCCGTAGTTTTTCTTGAAGGGGAAGGAGTGGTTGACCAGCCCATCCCTCCCTATGGACGGGGCCGAGTATATTACCGAGGTTCTTGGTGGCCGGCCACCTGCATGGAGGAAACAACGTTGCTGACTGGTCAGGAGGTAAGGGTCATTCAACGACAGAATATCACGTTATTAGTCACACCTGTAGTCTCTCGCTTAACTCAAGGGTGAAGACTAGCTCAAATTTTTGGGTTTCGCTTTGTATTACAATTCGGAGGAACTAAGTTTATGGCAACGTTTAACTTAAAAGAATCAGTTATTTATTCCTTACTTCTAAGCAGCACAACTGTTGTAAATCTTGCACTTCCATCCAATGCTGCTGTATTTCACAATGATTGGTCTTACTCAATTGACTCCTTTAATGATGGTATGACCGGCAATATTGTTGGTGGAACCAAGTATGAAATTTATGGAACTGCCATCAAGCAAACCCGCGATCGTATTTTTGTCGCCATCAATGCCAATACTCCTCTAGAAGGAGTACATAGTGATTATGCTGATGATAATCATGTGGGTTGGGGAGACCTGTTCTTCAATTTCTCAGGACAAGATCTAAATACAGCCAGTGCTAATGGGAAGTTATTTGGTATTCGCTTTTCCAGTAATAATGCATCTGCTGCTCCAAGCTTGGGTCTTTTTGGCAATGTTACAGCAACAGATGTAGCGAATCAAAATGGTCTTCTTCTTGACAATTTAGCAGAATATAATGACTGGATTACCACTCATGGAGGAACACCTTCCATCGGAGATTTTTCTGCAACTGATCCCTACTTTGATCAAACTCGTCATGTACAAAATGTGATCGCTTCTGGCACAAAGCTAGGTGATATTGACCTGGTCAGTGATGTAAATACCCTCGGACTAGATTTCGCTCATTTTAGTGCCACTGGTTCTCATACCATTGCCTTCAGTTTTGATTCTTCTCTACTTCCTACTGGAAACTTTTTATATCATCTAGGTCTAGAATGCGATAATGATATAACAGGAGGAACTGGAGAATTTAAAGATGTCCCTGAACCTTCAAGTCTGATGAGCTTAGTAACACTAGGTTTGGTATTTACTGGCTTAAGATTACGCAAGTCTGTAGTCTAAACTCATCACTGGAAATCTCATCCGCAATCGATAATATCCGAGGGGCTTGTCAACCTCTCGGATATGCAATATTGACTTTAATCAAAATTTGGGTTCTCTACAACCAGATCACTGAGCAGAAGGAGATAACATCATGAATCGTGTTACTCATCTTGATACCCATCATCATTATGGAAACGTTACTGAAGTATTGGCTATTGAAGAAGTAGAAAGACAACTAAAAGATGTTTCCGTAGATCTTTCTCAAACTATCAATAAAACTGATGCTGTTGCTTATGCTTTAAATCGCCTTCCCTCAATGTATGCCACAACAGAAGAAGGTTATGAGTGGCAAAAACAACAAGCTAAAAAAAGGTTATCTCCTTTAATTACCCAGGCTGCAAAATGGGGAATTAATGCAGCTCAACGCAATAAAAAGCGTTTTGCAACTCCCTTGTTTAACCAAAACCAAGCTGAAGTAACGTTGCGAAAATTAAGAGTTTTACTGGGCCGTGAAGACTTGAATTGGGAGAATTTAGTTTCTGCTATTGAAGAGTATCTAAATCTAGCATTGTCTACAAAAATAGACTAATTTTTGTTTTCTAATTCTCAAACTTTGCCTGATATATCTAATTAGTTTAGCTGGAGAGTTCCGATGAGTTCTTTAACTACCTTATCTTGCTTCACCCCTCACCCTTCAGTTCATTCTCCACTTAAACGCTTGATTGATATTCTGGGTGCTTTGGTCGGCTTACTACTACTAAGTATAATATTTATACCCGTTAGCATTGCAATCAAGCTCGACAGTCCAGGACCAATTTTATTTACACAAAAACGATATGGACTTTCTGGCAAACCGTTTACACTCTATAAGTTTCGATCTATGGTCTGTAATGCAGAAGATTTAAAGAAAATTGTCTCTAACCAAGCAAGGGGGATGCTTTTTAAAAATCTTCAAGACCCTCGAATCACTAGAGTCGGTCATTTTTTACGCAAAACCAGCCTTGATGAATTTCCTCAATTTTGGAACGTCTTAAAAGGAGAAATGAGTTTAGTGGGAACTCGTCCTCCTATTGAACAAGAAGTCATCCAATACAATGCTTACCAATGGCAGAGACTCAATGTTAAACCTGGACTTACGGGAGAATGGCAAGTTAATGGTCGTTCCCAAGTCAAAGATTTTGAGACTGTAGTTGCTCTAGATTTACGCTATCAAGAACGCTGGAATACAACCTATGACTTCATTATTTTAGTCAAAACGATTTGGGTTGTTTTCCATCAATATGGATCGGCTTAAAACTAGAATACTTTATTTCTCTCTAGATTGATTAAACGTGCATAAATTCGCTAAAACACAATTCGCACAATCCGGTTTTTTCGCCTGACAAATGGCGCGACCATGGTAAATTAACCGGATTGACCAATTTTCCCAATCGGGTTGGGGTAGAAGGCGCATTAAGTCTCGCTCTATGCGAATGGGGTCTTTGTGTTCGGTTAAGCCTAGGCGATCGCTTAAACGCTTGACATGAGTATCAACAGTTACGCCCATATTAATGCCGAAACCGTGGGCAAGGACAACATTAGCCGTTTTCCGAGCAACGCCAGGAAGTTTGAGCAATTCTTCCATTCTTTGAGGCACTTTGCCCCCAAAATCTTGCACAATCATGTGACAAGCGCCTTTAATATTTTTGGCTTTATTGCGATAGAATCCAGTCGATCGCACCAAAGCCTCCAATTCCTCTAACGGTGCATCTGCTAACTCAGGGGCATCCGGATAGCGTCGGAATAATTCTGGAGTCACTTGATTCACGCGCTCATCCGTGCATTGGGCGGATAAAATGGTCGCCACCAGCAACTGTACCGGCGTTTCATAAGTTAACGTACAGGTGGCATCGGGATACAAACGCTTCAGCCGGATCAGGATTTCTCTAGCTTTTTGCTGTTTGGCTGACCATTTGCGGGTGATATTCATCGATACTGGGATAACATCAATTGTTCAATTGTTATATTACTCATTCTTGATTGAGTCTTGACGCTCGTGACTCCTATTCGTGTCTTCTCCATCCTCCTGCTGATCGCCGTTGGCTTAGGCTTAACCTTAGCTCTGTCCCTCTCATTTGGTGCTGTTTCCCTGACTCAAACCGAACTCTGGGAAGCCCTCTGGCATCAGGGAGATACAGTGAATCAAACCATTATTTGGCAGTTGCGACTGCCCAGAGTCGTCGCTGCTGTTTGTGTGGGATCGGCTTTGGGAACCTCTGGCGCTTTATTGCAAGGCATGTTACGCAATCCCTTAGCTACCCCTTTTTTACTCGGTATTTCTGCCGGTGCGGGTTTAGTCTCCGTTGCCATGGTGACGTTGGGAGTTGCCCAAAGTTGGATACCCTTGGGGGCTTGGTTGGGTGCGGTTTTAACCACAACCCTCGTTTATGGGTTGGCTCGCAGTGTGAATGGCATCTCCGTAGAGCGCTTAATTTTAGGGGGTGTGGCGGTCTCTTCCCTCTTTGGGGCAGTACAGACCACATTGCTGTTATTATCCGCAGATAGCCGCATTCAGCAAGCGCTCAATTGGTTGGTAGGCAGCTTGAATGGTCGGGGATGGGCAGAGGTACAAGTGGCGGCTCCCTATTTAATTTTGGCGTTGATAGGCGCTATTCTCTTAGCCCGATCGCTCAATGTCCTGAATTTAGGCGATGATTTAGCGGTAGGATTAGGCGTATCCTTGGGGCGATCGCGTCTCCTCATCGGCTCTATTGCCACCCTGCTGGCTGCTGGAGCCGTCAGTATTGCCGGGTTAATCGGTTTTGTCGGTCTCATTGTCCCCCATGGTATTCGCTTACTGATCGGTGGTAATGATTACCGTTTGATTATTCCCCTCTCTGCCCTGGGAGGCGCTTGGGTGCTAACCTTCGCGGACTTACTCTCCCGGCTAGGCGCTGTAGAATTACCGGTTGGTGCAGTCACGGCTCTTCTGGGTTCCCCTCTGTTTGTCTGGTTACTCTATCGGCGATCGATGTAATACTTAAAAACGTTGCCGAAATCCCCCTTGAATGGCATCATGAATCATCCATAATTAAGTATTGCTTTCTTATCCAACATTCTGGTGATTCCCCACCCTCTTACTTCCCATCTGCTGGCAGCGGCTGAAAGTGGCCCTTTGCTGGGCTCCATCTGGCTAGATGCAACAGTCTTAATGGTCATGTTAGTCCTCTCAGCCTGCTTCTCTGGCTCAGAAACAGCCATTACTGCCCTCGATAATTTCAAACTCCGCGCCCTAATTAAGGAGCAGGGAGACCCCCAAGGGATTTTTCGCCTGGTTCTAGAGCAACGGACAAGGTTCATTACCACTCTCCTCGTTGGCAATAACCTGATTAACAATTTTTCCGCTGTCCTCACCAGTAACCTGTTTGCCCTCTGGCTAGGCAATGCCGGGTTAGGGGTGGCAACCGCAGTCATTACCTTTCTGGTGCTAATTTTTGGCGAAATCACGCCGAAGTCCCTGGCGATCAATAATGTGTTGGCCTTTTTTAAGGCAGTGGTGCGACCCATTTATTGGCTATCTCGCGCCTTATCGGCGATCGGCATTATTGATTTTCTGGAATGGATCGCCCAAAGTGCAATTCGCTTTTTCCAGGGTAATACCACCCAGGATGACGCTTCCCTGCAAGATTTGCAACTGATGATTGAGATTTTGGGCGGCAAAGGAAAACTGGATTTCTATAAGCATGAGTTGCTCAATAAAGCCTTGATGCTCGATGAATTGACCGCGAAAGATGTGGTTAAACCCCGCATTGATATGCGTACCATTTCCCATGAAGCCACGTTGCAAGAGTTGGTGAATCTCTGTTTAGAAACCGGGTTTTCCCGAATTCCCGTTCAGGAAGAGTCAAAAGATCAAATCCTCGGCGTAGTTCACCTCAAACGCGCCCTCCAAACCCTGAAAAATCTCCCCCCAGGAGAGCGTAATTTAGCCCCAGTGACCGCCGGAATGGATTCGCCTGTCTATGTGCCGGAGGTGAAAGGGGTGAGCGATCTGTTGAAGGAAATGCTCCAAAGTCGGATTCATTTGGCGATCGTTGTGGATGAGTATGGGGGAACTGTAGGACTTGTCACTCTCGAAGATGTCTTAGAAGAGTTAGTGGGTGAAATTTATGATGAAAGTGACTTTCCCCATCGTCCCTCCCGTCCCGGACGCACGGCAAAACCCCCCAAAGATCGCCGATGGATTCCAGGCTTACCGGGAAGGGCGCGATCGCCCCGCTCACCAGCATCTCATGAGAATTTCCCGGATCGATAAACCTCCATCTCAAAAAAAACTTCCCAGGGGGTTGTGTTTTGATTAAACCTTATGCTAAATTAGGAAGTCAGTGAGCAAAAGGGTCGATGCCCGAGTGGTTAATGGGGGCGGACTGTAAATCCGCTGGCACTGCCTACGCTGGTTCAAATCCAGCTCGGCCCATCACCGCCTCTTCTAACGTGCAGTTAGAACTAAAAGTTTAGTCAATGAACTGCCCGTGTAGCTCAGTGGTAGAGCACACCCTTGGTAAGGGTGAGGTCACGAGTTCAATCCTCGTCACGGGCTTTCTTTTTACTCCCTCTCTCACACCTTACCAATGGCATCCTCTGCCACTTGAGCTACAACGTACCGGCGTATCATCCCATCATTGTACCTTAAGTGGTCTATTAATGGTCTAGGCGGCTAAGTACCCCTAGAGCCACCTTGAGTTCAAAAACGGGTAATCCTCCACGTCCTGCTCGTCAGCCAAGCCAAGGTAAGTTGCCATTACCTGCCCTCTAGCGTTAGTGAAGCACTTAAAGGGGTCTACCCTTCTCCACCAGAAGCCCTTGCTATCCTGCTTGTAGGTACGTTCGTGAAAAGCCCTAATCATTCGCTCGGTGAAGTGCCCCGTCTCCCTGAGTTGTTGCTTAGTCAGGTATTTTCCCAGGTAGGGGTTTAATCCCTTTGGCGACTCTGGCAGTGTCGGCTTCTTCGGTTCGTCACCCCTAGATCGGAGAGGAGTGGGATCGCATTTCACTCCGTTAAGCA of Roseofilum reptotaenium CS-1145 contains these proteins:
- a CDS encoding glycoside hydrolase family 13 protein; translation: MNIQTPDWVKHAVFYQIFPDRLAKGNPPPGTTYPHLPLEPWDSPPTVQGYKGGNLWGVIETLDYLQDLGITAIYFTPIFQSACNHRYHTHDYYQVDPMLGGNLAFFALLEAAHQRQIKIVLDGVFNHASRGFFHFNDILENGPHSPWVDWFKIQDWPLSAYDGSKPANYIGWANNRALPEFNHQNPDVREYIMQIAEYWIRLGVDGWRLDVPFCINVEGFWQEFRQRVKAINPEAYIVGEIWTNALQWLDGTQFDGVMNYLFTAPTIAFTAGDRVNLDLVRNSAYEPYPALDAASYASKIESLLHLYDWEIQLAQLNLLDSHDTARLVTIAQGDRPSVELATLLLMTFPGAPSIYYGDEIGLEGAIDPDCRRSFPSPEERDKSILSYHHKLIALRHQYRALRIGTYHVIFAEGLVYIFARQETDQTLIIALNAGEEAITVRCFPRNLNHIPKTLVYGQAEIEWSDNGDLRLQLPPRQGCILAPID
- the pyk gene encoding pyruvate kinase is translated as MNSSLSRTKVVATIGPASNKLEVLRELVQAGMRVARLNFSHGSYDDHAKVVSRLRQVSEELDIPVTLLQDLQGPKIRVGRFPEGELELIPGASVTLVPETEYNGQEQTIPIDYPFLAEEAQSGAQVLLDDGLLELKIMSIQGNQVECKVMEGGILKNRKGVNLPSLSLRLPSMTEKDKQDLTFGLDQGIDWVSLSFVRSAEDIITLREFLHEHEADHVQVMAKIEKPQAVENLEAIMQQCDGLMVARGDLGVEMSPERVPKLQKRIIQSCNQQGVPVITATQMLDSMIRNPRPTRAEASDVANAIMDGTDAVMLSGESAVGAYPVKAVEMLVRIARDTEKEAEFVNYPPAEIDETHALSEALNTIDKILDLRCIACFTTSGYTATLAAAERPKAPVVAFTPRDRVYHRLNLVWGVKPMLLENPEDSLEELIVQINEQLLAKDLAAPGDKILVLGGSPVQKIRGTNFIKIHRIQG
- a CDS encoding ATP-binding protein; this encodes MTGQRRRDTCCLTEQGYKKIWKVILEEFEQKPTLQELSAFIGADSNEQHGGRPLSADTISKIINRKRKTDRTSIVTLFQPFGLTLSDDDITYDDPPILSNSDYSNRITLRSELSGCRMQNLPPQHNQFVGREEQLCELMKYLSPNYPAPIIEVNGIAGVGKTALVLEAAYLCLEYRERGKTAYHPLSQRLQCEIPRFEAIIFTSAKQEFLLDTIQDRLSPQRNLQAIYRKIVTTLEEPAILHDSDNRRHIEKIYNKFREVGRTLLIVDNLETIQDRKRVLSFIYELPNAKTIYTTREKASDMFQPISLKSLSREDSLKLINQQLELRKKGLNHQQKEKLYEVTSGIPLAIIYSIGRFSSYCSIETILKQLKDANNHLSHFCFSKSIDDIKEIDRVQNLDAYKLFMSISIFYKSPSFNALIKVTGLTEKPRPQIEKSIESLINFSLIYDLEGRFFMLPLTREYAYAELEKNIYFKKQLICRWMRFYLNFAARIDSCKSKDERFSHGYRQLAEEWDNLLHVLRFCKEDKTQDTDRYEYIKELWFYLENYANLRGHWKDRVYWLKWIINKSRERGEHPVKIRAMTHLARTLLLMGGDNFIEAETILLDAWEQRHYADYATLDYLTNHLAGLYTRLERYQEAHRWLDEEQKLFDQHKAKLSKYDDYCMYKIYIDRERAEVYFCQQNHDKAKQMCDSVITLSKAIKHRRNENYANKILADIYIRENHLEEAECLLKTGFEEVKAHDDKRRIAYYETSFALLEKAKGDFKKAESYIVKAMTNFDYLGMIFDFEKAKLINHDIQEKLKQRNS
- a CDS encoding LuxR C-terminal-related transcriptional regulator, producing the protein MNQEEFEQVYNQLTHRRQQVLNGILSGEADAQIAEALGIGEPAIRKHVERIVDQFGLANSESQNGQRRSKRSDLVSLVARYKPELLKTRLPSQQENDDSILEVLQEIQPIEAIHENLELKLQLWQDSRDISQKKQIGDRLKNTGYDTYMQGDFPGTVFYLQWALKFEIDSPAVHYNLASAYEKLSDFPNAYHHYNRAAQAQTHAAHAAISNLSRLDILSHNPDTAIERIIPILDQVKNQAVLSTLYKNLGWAYFLKKDKDLSQAETWLRKAIELNSDRAAPHCLLAQVLEAQDKPLEASEYWQKCRDCDSHQTRSIHAPWRSPELDLWQLEARQHLDTNLDTHSLIQGLHTDSESISLPH
- a CDS encoding NfeD family protein, with the protein product MNLHRTSPPKVNRWQWFLGCFAPSSPKVATPPLPWTTFDPVVFLEGEGVVDQPIPPYGRGRVYYRGSWWPATCMEETTLLTGQEVRVIQRQNITLLVTPVVSRLTQG